TGTCACTAATTTCCAAAAAGTGCTCCTCTTATGTCCCCAAAGGTGCAGTAGACTCAAAGTAAAAGTGGAAGCACACATTTATAGTTGTGACTGATCTCCCTTGTGCAGTGAAATTAAAACCATAGTTTCAACAGTCAACCTAAGATCCAGTGAGATCTGACCCCATGCTCACGCTGCGAAAACGCTGAGGCTCATCGGAAGACGGCACAGTGAGGAAGgacatttttttcccagcaAACGGGGGTTTAGGAATTGTGGGCACAGCTCTGTTGTGGTTGATGGCTGGCTGGGAGCTGCAGTGCTCCAGACTGGAGTGAGCAGTCGGATGAAACAGGAAGGCAGAGGTGTGACGGCAGGTGATGGGAATGGTGGAGGCCGGTCGAGTGGATGTCTCCATGGTCGActgtgggggaggaggaagcAGTGACACTGGAGCTTGGGCCTCCCACCTTATACTTTCTtcttcccttccttcctccctcatctGCCACTCTCCATCATTCTTCCCCTCCACTCCACTCACCTCCCTTCTCTCACTGAGGGCAGGGTGCCCTTCTcgcctctcctgctcctccccaAACTCGATCTCCAGCAGAGGTGTTCTCTGGCTCTTATCGTCCCTGAAACTGCACACAGTGCTCTGGGTTTCCTGCCCCAGCCCTGATGGCAGAGACCCCCCTTTGCCTATCTTGCAACTttcatcgtcatcatcgtcgCTGGTGCACTGGTCAATGCTGGGGGAGTGGCGTAGCCTTTGGAGCTGGGCCGAGGTGCGGCGAAGAGCCCCTCCCATGAGGCCAGTGGGGGATGGAGCTGCGTTCAGGAGGCGGTTAAAAAGGGCCATGTTGGGGTGACGATTGCCTGACTCCTCCAAGTTCTCAGCAATTTCCTCCAGAGGCTGGAAATGCATCTCCTCCTTAGGTATCCTGTGAAGAGATGATAATGCATCATCAGTACTTTCCCTGAAAATACAATGACTTGTGTTTTTCCCATCACTTCTGCGagttctttcattttcattttctgagacGTTCCCACGCTTCTGGGCCACTGAAACTGAAAGTATCACATTCACAGGTCACACATCGAGAGCGGGAGGGTAAAACCCCAAAACTCACGCCATGTCAAAAGTGGACCCTTGGAAGGAGGGTTTGCGGAGGACAAAGAGTGTGGCAGCGGTGTACGGTGGCCGGGGGTTGGAGTCGTTCCAGTAGCGGTCTCTCTCCATCATTGGCAGATCTCCATACATCTCATCCACTGCCATCATGGACACCTGTAGAgttgaaacagaaaacactggtCAAGCAGTGCTTACTAATTAATGGGCTTTAATCTCATTTCCTGTGGCATGGCAAcaaattcagaaaaataaacacattattaaGAAACCTGGAAATTTCTGTCTATCAGCCAATTAGTCTCAAAGTCATCATCGTCTTCTCCGAAGGGGTTGATCAGCTGCTCTGCCACCTTCAGCACAGAAAAACAATAGCAATCTGGTTAGAAATGGTCAGTGGTTGTCAAAAGTAAACATTGTGGTCAAGTAccaaatgtgaataaatggcATGCGACCCTTTTATCTGACCTTAAGCCACCCTGCATAGAAGAAGAACTGAAGCAGGGTGAAGATGGGTACGTAGAGGTCGAGGTCGTGACCTGGGTAAGCTTGACTTGGGTCCAAGAACTGACGACCAATCAGACACACCAGGAAAAAACTGTAAACGGCCAAAGTAACCACCTGAGGGACAGATTTATTGACACGTGTTAGATTTTCCTTCAGATTCCAATAAttattcaataactttttacttttatttcatatttctcacAGACAACAAGCTGCGGTcggagtttgtttgtttgaaaaacaGACCAATAATCTTCCGTCATATGTCAATCCACTAACAAGCAATATGAACCTATTGTATAATGCAAGAAGTTAATGAGGAGTGTAAGGCTCATTTTTAACGATTTCACTTTCATTGTGAAGCAACGTAGCCACCAGTAACCTCACACCTCTCAAGgctctgtaaataaaacattagaggaggagcagagcagcaagAAACATCCGAAAGTCctgttcatttattcaaatatgtGCTGTTTTCTGTGTGCGTGACAACTACAAACATAACACGTACCTGAGTGTAGACAAGGGGAACACTGATCATGTCATAATGAAACAACATACTGCATTTCCCTCTGAACCCATTCAGCTCCTGTTGACACAaaagagaagacaagagaaaCTTTGTGAGGCCTTAACTCTCTGTCTAATTTCTCATCTCATATCACAACACAAGAAGTCCCTTCTCATCAGTGGGCtcgtgcatgtctgtgtgtgtgtgagtgtgtgtgtgtgtgtgtgtgtgtgtgtgtgtgtagtggtgcacctccagcagcagtttgAGTGTGTGGTCGTCTTTGACCCTGCCCTCACAGCGGGCCACAGCAGCCAGGTTGGTGAACCAGACGCAGGGGATCCAGTATTTGTTGTAGGGGGAGTGGAGACCCTCGaatttcttcctctcctctctcgtcATAAATCCTGaataaacagcagagaaaaaaacaacacttcatTCATCAGTTATATGCATGATAGAAAATGTGGCTCACAGAAAGAGAGGAACGACACATGAGGATTCAACATGTGATTGCTTGAACTTTTCTCTGAGCCAGATTTCCAATCAACTTATAGGGAGTGAGAACTCCTGCAATGTGTCAGGAGATGACACCATCGCTCTATCAGTTAGAAAACAGCTTGTGAAAATACCACTGCTGACATCAGTGATTGACAGTTTACAGTTTTTACTCCACCTAAAGATGCACCATGtataaaacacagaggagaggacacCGTGTCTTGTGATCTTGTTACAGGCGTTTGATAACTTCCCCTTATCATCTGTGAATTTCAGACTGTGCCTGTCCTTGTGATTGCTCCTGCACTCTCTGGTGTAGAGAAGGCACAGaggaacaaacaacacaaaacagtcATGACGTACGCGTATGAGTGATCGCATCGTTCCATTATAAAACCTCCTGCCACGTCATACAGCGTGAGAAAGGTCATATAGGCATGAGACAGAGCGGGTCATCAACTacccagaaggttggtggttcaatcccagtctgtGCAGAAGGGTCCTTGGCCCAGAGAGTGccaacagtgtgtgaatggtgtgtaATAGAGAAAGTGCTCCACATACTGTatacgcactgtatgaatgtgtgtgaatggatgaatggcaaaactgttctgtaaagagctttgagtcgtcatcaagactagaaaagctgcTATATATTTACAGATCATAATCATTTCAAGTTGTGTTCGTTTAAAACTGCTGTGGATAATTAAACGTACTTAACTCACTGCTAAATCACAGTTGGTGTTGGAGGTACCGACTCACCGGCCTCCACCACATGGTCCATGGTGGGGAATCGCTTGAAGACGGCCGTACTGACGGAGCGCAGGATGAGCAGGGCTGACAGGCTGGCGTAGCGCATCATGGTGCGCCTCAGCAGGCGGCCTCGCTCGTCGCTCCCCTGGAGGCCCCCCG
This is a stretch of genomic DNA from Paralichthys olivaceus isolate ysfri-2021 chromosome 8, ASM2471397v2, whole genome shotgun sequence. It encodes these proteins:
- the LOC109646870 gene encoding bestrophin-2a-like, yielding MTVTYTARVANARFCGFSKLLLVWKGSIYKVLYKEFLAFFAMYTAISITYRFVLYDDQKRYFEKLAIYCNHYASLIPMSFVLGFYVTLVVNRWWSQYTSIPLPDRLMCVLSGGLQGSDERGRLLRRTMMRYASLSALLILRSVSTAVFKRFPTMDHVVEAGFMTREERKKFEGLHSPYNKYWIPCVWFTNLAAVARCEGRVKDDHTLKLLLEELNGFRGKCSMLFHYDMISVPLVYTQVVTLAVYSFFLVCLIGRQFLDPSQAYPGHDLDLYVPIFTLLQFFFYAGWLKVAEQLINPFGEDDDDFETNWLIDRNFQVSMMAVDEMYGDLPMMERDRYWNDSNPRPPYTAATLFVLRKPSFQGSTFDMAIPKEEMHFQPLEEIAENLEESGNRHPNMALFNRLLNAAPSPTGLMGGALRRTSAQLQRLRHSPSIDQCTSDDDDDESCKIGKGGSLPSGLGQETQSTVCSFRDDKSQRTPLLEIEFGEEQERREGHPALSERREVSGVEGKNDGEWQMREEGREEESIRWEAQAPVSLLPPPPQSTMETSTRPASTIPITCRHTSAFLFHPTAHSSLEHCSSQPAINHNRAVPTIPKPPFAGKKMSFLTVPSSDEPQRFRSVSMGSDLTGS